In one Steroidobacteraceae bacterium genomic region, the following are encoded:
- a CDS encoding glycosyltransferase family 39 protein: MTASAARPALTWIAWAVLALCWFALTDMRPLFEPDEGRYAEIPREMWVSGDWLAPRLNGLLYFEKPPLQYWATATMYSLFGFSEWTARFWSVALAFACLWMVFAFCRRWFASEPVALAAVLVLATNPFFTIIGHINILDSAFAFFMSAAVFAFLLSRRGDGAPASARNWMLVTWAAIALALLSKGLVALVLPGVAIVAYSLLARDASVWRRWQVPLGLPLLLLIAAPWFWMMSREHPGFAEFFFVHEHFARFLTKVHQRDEPWWYFLPTLFLALVLWLPSVVPALRGAWRDSNAAHRLGSRMLLVWCAGVFLFFSLSQSKLPPYVMPIMPALAVLIARQVAADERALRRAAASYFVLIAIVAVGLIVYAHRRSGSLTDPMWWWAGAAVVVAALGWLAWQRLGRNPAQTVWRVVALAGSSMIAWQLLFGGYAAMEPRRTARHLVDEVRSQIGPRTHLYSVGQYRQSIPPYLGRTLDLQAYTGEMEYGLNASNERQATTAEHFAREWQGATDAVAFIEPGMYEELRAAGLPGEVIASDRRSIVLRRQPLADSTSEGRQ, translated from the coding sequence ATGACCGCCTCCGCGGCCAGGCCCGCGCTGACCTGGATCGCCTGGGCGGTGCTCGCTCTGTGCTGGTTCGCCCTCACCGACATGCGGCCGCTGTTCGAGCCGGACGAAGGCCGCTACGCGGAAATTCCCCGCGAAATGTGGGTGAGCGGTGACTGGTTGGCGCCGCGTCTCAATGGTCTCCTCTACTTCGAGAAGCCGCCGCTGCAGTACTGGGCAACCGCCACCATGTATTCGCTCTTCGGTTTCAGCGAATGGACGGCGCGCTTCTGGTCCGTGGCGCTTGCGTTTGCCTGCCTTTGGATGGTCTTTGCATTCTGTCGCCGATGGTTTGCCAGCGAGCCCGTAGCGCTCGCAGCCGTGCTGGTGCTCGCGACCAATCCGTTCTTTACGATCATCGGTCATATCAACATCCTGGACAGCGCCTTTGCGTTCTTCATGAGCGCAGCGGTGTTCGCGTTTCTGCTGTCGCGCCGTGGTGATGGTGCTCCGGCCTCCGCGCGCAACTGGATGCTGGTAACCTGGGCAGCCATCGCGCTCGCATTGCTCAGCAAGGGGCTGGTGGCGCTCGTGCTGCCGGGCGTCGCGATCGTTGCCTATTCGCTCCTGGCGCGCGATGCGTCGGTATGGCGGCGCTGGCAGGTGCCGCTTGGTCTGCCGCTTCTGCTCCTCATCGCGGCACCCTGGTTCTGGATGATGAGCCGCGAACATCCGGGCTTTGCCGAGTTCTTCTTTGTGCATGAACATTTCGCGCGCTTCCTGACCAAGGTGCATCAGCGCGACGAGCCGTGGTGGTATTTCCTGCCGACGCTGTTCCTGGCACTGGTACTTTGGCTGCCATCCGTCGTGCCGGCCCTGCGCGGCGCATGGCGCGATTCGAACGCCGCGCACCGGCTCGGATCGCGCATGCTCCTGGTCTGGTGTGCGGGCGTGTTCCTGTTTTTCTCCTTGTCACAATCGAAGCTGCCGCCCTATGTGATGCCGATCATGCCGGCGCTTGCCGTGCTGATCGCACGGCAGGTCGCCGCCGACGAGCGGGCCCTGCGACGCGCTGCTGCCAGCTACTTCGTGCTGATCGCGATCGTCGCCGTGGGGCTCATCGTCTATGCGCATCGGCGCAGTGGCTCGCTGACCGATCCGATGTGGTGGTGGGCTGGCGCCGCGGTCGTCGTCGCCGCCCTGGGTTGGTTGGCGTGGCAAAGACTCGGTCGCAACCCGGCGCAGACCGTGTGGCGCGTGGTTGCATTGGCGGGCAGCTCGATGATCGCCTGGCAACTGCTGTTCGGCGGCTATGCGGCAATGGAACCGCGGCGCACGGCGCGGCACCTGGTCGATGAGGTGCGCAGCCAGATCGGGCCCCGTACACATTTATATAGTGTCGGTCAGTACCGGCAGAGCATTCCACCCTACCTCGGCCGCACGCTAGACTTGCAGGCCTACACAGGTGAGATGGAGTATGGCTTGAACGCGAGCAACGAACGGCAGGCAACGACCGCCGAGCACTTCGCGCGCGAGTGGCAGGGTGCCACCGATGCCGTCGCTTTCATCGAGCCCGGCATGTACGAAGAATTGCGCGCTGCCGGTTTACCCGGCGAGGTCATCGCGAGCGACCGACGCAGCATCGTCCTGCGCCGCCAGCCGCTCGCCGACAGCACATCCGAAGGGCGTCAATAA
- a CDS encoding ketoacyl-ACP synthase III: protein MTHAAITGWGKYMPPARLSNQDLSTLFDTTDEWITSRTGIRERRISHLSLGQMALQATRHALACAGLEGRQIELIVFGSCSYDDQVPNMASGLQAAIGAEGCAAMDVNTACTSFLYSLSTATAMIRTGVVRNALVIGAELISPFMDWTDRGVAVLFGDGAAAVVLEACDDEQGLLAEKLGCFGESREILRVHGMGGAYADKKRRYGITQWVFEGQEIFKKAVHGMAGACDDVLTRTGTSREGIQLVVPHQANLRIIEAVAKRAGMPMERVYVNIARYGNMSSATVPVALCEALEEGRVAPGSLLLTPAFGAGLTFCAHLLRWGERVKPLQEVADTAPAPTRSALEMVRDYRDRSR from the coding sequence ATGACGCATGCCGCGATTACCGGCTGGGGCAAGTACATGCCCCCCGCCCGCTTGAGCAACCAGGATCTGTCCACGTTGTTCGATACCACGGACGAGTGGATCACTTCGCGCACCGGCATACGTGAACGACGCATTTCCCATTTGTCACTGGGTCAGATGGCGTTGCAGGCAACACGCCATGCGCTGGCCTGCGCGGGGCTCGAGGGACGACAGATCGAACTGATCGTTTTCGGCAGCTGCAGCTATGACGACCAGGTGCCCAACATGGCGTCCGGTCTGCAGGCCGCCATTGGCGCCGAAGGTTGCGCTGCCATGGACGTCAACACCGCCTGCACGAGCTTTCTCTACAGCCTGTCCACCGCAACGGCGATGATTCGAACGGGCGTCGTGCGCAACGCGCTCGTCATCGGCGCCGAACTGATCTCGCCCTTCATGGACTGGACGGATCGCGGCGTCGCAGTGCTCTTCGGTGATGGCGCCGCGGCAGTAGTGCTCGAGGCCTGCGATGACGAGCAAGGCCTGCTGGCGGAAAAACTCGGTTGCTTTGGCGAATCACGCGAGATACTGCGCGTGCATGGCATGGGGGGCGCCTATGCCGACAAGAAACGTCGCTACGGCATCACGCAGTGGGTGTTCGAAGGCCAGGAGATTTTCAAAAAGGCGGTGCACGGCATGGCCGGTGCCTGCGACGACGTGCTGACACGCACTGGCACGTCGCGCGAGGGCATTCAGCTCGTCGTTCCGCACCAGGCCAATTTGCGCATCATCGAAGCCGTTGCCAAACGCGCGGGCATGCCGATGGAGCGCGTATACGTCAATATAGCGCGCTACGGCAACATGTCCTCGGCCACCGTCCCTGTCGCATTGTGCGAAGCCCTCGAAGAAGGTCGCGTCGCGCCAGGCAGCCTGTTGCTGACGCCAGCATTCGGTGCGGGCCTGACGTTCTGCGCCCACCTGTTGCGCTGGGGCGAACGTGTCAAACCGCTGCAGGAGGTGGCGGATACGGCACCGGCCCCGACCCGCTCCGCGCTCGAGATGGTGCGCGATTATCGCGATCGCTCGCGCTAG
- a CDS encoding DegT/DnrJ/EryC1/StrS aminotransferase family protein, translating to MSDLLPFTRPTIDEATIQGVVDVLRSGWITTGPNVAAFERALSEYVGGRPVRSMTSATAALELALIACGVGPGDEVITPALSFAATANVIARVGARPVFVDVGLDSRNIDLEQTEAAITPRTRAIMPVHFAGLPVDMDRLYAIAGKHGLRVIEDAAHAIGSAWQGRRIGSFGDLVCFSFHPNKNITTIEGGAIVGGNADELASIELQRFHGLTKPAVDQFDVTVPGGKSNLTDVAARVGLGQLPQLERFNARRRELVARYFGHWSGPTQLRLPERGDQGHSWHIFAPLLPLTSLRISRLQFIERMREAGISVGVHYPAIHLFSFYRAMGYRDGQFPNAERIGASTVTLPLFPGMATSDVDRVVAAVDRVLAEGSA from the coding sequence ATGAGTGATCTGTTGCCGTTCACGCGGCCGACCATCGACGAGGCGACCATTCAGGGCGTCGTCGACGTGCTGCGCTCGGGTTGGATCACCACCGGACCGAATGTCGCCGCATTCGAGCGCGCGCTCTCGGAGTATGTCGGCGGGAGGCCCGTACGCAGCATGACTTCGGCCACCGCCGCGCTCGAGCTTGCGCTGATCGCCTGCGGTGTCGGTCCTGGCGATGAAGTCATCACCCCCGCGCTAAGTTTTGCTGCGACTGCGAATGTGATCGCGCGTGTGGGTGCGCGGCCCGTGTTCGTCGACGTCGGCCTCGACAGCCGCAATATCGATCTCGAGCAAACCGAGGCCGCCATCACGCCGCGCACGCGCGCCATCATGCCGGTGCATTTTGCGGGCTTACCGGTCGACATGGACCGCCTCTATGCCATCGCCGGGAAACACGGCCTGCGCGTCATCGAGGACGCGGCCCATGCCATCGGCTCGGCCTGGCAGGGACGGCGCATCGGCAGCTTTGGCGATCTGGTGTGCTTCAGTTTCCATCCCAACAAGAACATCACGACCATCGAGGGCGGGGCGATCGTTGGTGGTAACGCCGATGAACTTGCCAGCATCGAATTGCAGCGTTTCCATGGCCTGACCAAACCCGCCGTCGACCAGTTCGACGTGACGGTGCCTGGCGGCAAATCCAACCTGACCGATGTCGCAGCGCGGGTCGGGCTCGGCCAGTTACCACAGCTCGAGCGCTTCAATGCTCGGCGCCGCGAACTCGTCGCGCGCTATTTCGGGCACTGGTCCGGGCCTACGCAATTGCGCCTGCCGGAACGGGGCGATCAGGGTCATAGCTGGCATATCTTCGCGCCGCTGCTGCCGCTGACGTCGCTGAGAATCTCCCGGTTACAGTTCATCGAGCGCATGCGCGAGGCGGGCATCAGCGTTGGTGTGCACTATCCTGCCATTCATTTGTTCAGCTTCTATCGCGCCATGGGCTATCGAGACGGGCAGTTCCCGAATGCAGAGCGTATTGGCGCATCGACGGTAACGCTGCCGCTGTTTCCCGGCATGGCGACGAGCGATGTCGACCGGGTCGTCGCCGCGGTGGATCGCGTGCTGGCCGAGGGTTCCGCCTGA
- a CDS encoding bifunctional UDP-4-keto-pentose/UDP-xylose synthase, whose amino-acid sequence MSLKVMILGANGFIGSALTSAILRERDWEVFGIDLSDHKLVESNGHPRFHFVEGDITINKEWVEYHVRKCDVVIPLVAIANPAQYVVDPLRVFELDFEANLQIVRHCVRYKKRLLFPSTSEIYGLCPDSVLDEETSMLAYGPVNKQRWIYAASKQLLDRVIYAYGVHHQLDYTLFRPFNFIGPNLDNIDEPKEGSSRVFTQFLSSVLYARPIKLVDGGAQQRSFTYIEDAMDCLLRIIENKDKRASQRIFNIGNPANNVSIRELAERILAVAARFPDLRERAKQVQIESVSSQQYFGKYYQDIQTRVPAIEAAREALGWSPKTDLDTAIAATIEYYVERRADSVRTRSLA is encoded by the coding sequence ATGTCACTCAAAGTCATGATCCTGGGCGCCAACGGCTTCATCGGCAGCGCCCTCACCAGCGCCATTTTGCGGGAACGCGATTGGGAGGTCTTCGGCATCGACCTGTCGGATCACAAACTGGTCGAGTCAAATGGCCATCCGCGCTTTCATTTCGTCGAAGGCGATATCACCATCAACAAGGAGTGGGTCGAGTACCACGTGCGCAAATGCGACGTGGTCATACCGCTTGTTGCTATTGCAAACCCCGCGCAATACGTCGTCGATCCACTGCGGGTGTTCGAACTGGATTTCGAGGCGAATCTTCAAATCGTGCGCCATTGCGTTCGCTACAAGAAGCGCCTGCTGTTTCCCTCCACCTCCGAAATCTATGGCCTGTGTCCCGACTCGGTGCTCGATGAAGAAACCAGCATGCTGGCCTACGGTCCGGTGAACAAGCAGCGCTGGATCTATGCGGCGTCCAAGCAATTGCTCGATCGCGTCATCTATGCCTATGGCGTCCACCACCAACTCGACTACACGCTGTTCCGGCCATTCAATTTCATCGGCCCGAACCTCGACAACATCGACGAACCCAAGGAAGGCAGCTCGCGGGTCTTCACCCAGTTCCTGTCGAGTGTCCTGTACGCGCGGCCTATCAAGCTGGTCGACGGCGGCGCGCAACAGCGTTCGTTCACCTACATCGAAGACGCCATGGACTGCCTGCTGCGCATCATCGAAAATAAGGACAAACGCGCATCGCAACGCATCTTCAACATCGGCAATCCGGCAAACAACGTATCGATCCGCGAACTCGCCGAACGCATCCTCGCCGTCGCCGCGCGCTTTCCTGATTTGCGCGAACGTGCCAAGCAGGTACAGATAGAGTCTGTTTCCTCACAACAATACTTCGGCAAGTACTACCAGGATATCCAGACGCGCGTACCGGCCATCGAGGCGGCACGCGAAGCGCTGGGGTGGTCGCCCAAGACCGATCTCGACACCGCCATTGCGGCGACCATCGAGTACTACGTCGAGCGACGCGCGGATTCGGTCAGGACGCGTTCTCTGGCATGA